One genomic region from Maridesulfovibrio frigidus DSM 17176 encodes:
- a CDS encoding DNA-3-methyladenine glycosylase I, translating into MNRCEWANCGPLEIKYHDEEWGVPVHDDCLLFEMLILEGAQSGLSWSTILKKREGYQEAFDNFDAEKVSKYSDAKIEELVKNSGIVRHKLKINAAVVNAKCVLEIKKEYGSFDRYLWSFVDGKPVNNKWAVQDEVPVSTVESTEMSKSLKKNGFKFIGPTTCYAFMQAVGMVNDHLISCFRYPDVIKMHGVE; encoded by the coding sequence ATGAATCGCTGTGAATGGGCAAACTGTGGACCTTTAGAAATAAAATATCATGACGAAGAGTGGGGTGTTCCGGTTCACGACGATTGCCTGCTTTTCGAAATGTTGATTCTTGAAGGTGCGCAATCCGGTTTGAGCTGGTCTACAATACTCAAAAAGCGTGAAGGCTATCAGGAGGCCTTTGATAATTTTGATGCTGAGAAAGTTTCAAAATATTCTGATGCCAAAATTGAAGAGCTAGTTAAAAATTCCGGAATTGTGAGGCATAAGCTCAAGATCAACGCCGCAGTTGTTAATGCGAAGTGCGTTCTTGAAATTAAAAAAGAATACGGAAGTTTTGATCGATATCTTTGGTCTTTTGTTGACGGGAAACCCGTAAATAATAAGTGGGCTGTTCAAGATGAAGTGCCCGTCAGCACAGTAGAATCCACTGAAATGAGCAAGAGTTTGAAGAAAAATGGGTTCAAATTTATTGGGCCGACAACTTGCTACGCATTTATGCAGGCAGTCGGCATGGTTAATGATCACTTGATTTCATGCTTCAGATATCCTGACGTAATAAAAATGCATGGTGTTGAATAG